A section of the Vidua chalybeata isolate OUT-0048 chromosome 32, bVidCha1 merged haplotype, whole genome shotgun sequence genome encodes:
- the LOC128801941 gene encoding testis-specific Y-encoded-like protein 4 has translation MSGAGAGADRPSPAKLRRLDEPSGAGPAAAVTRGEAARSPTPAGGRGEGRSARARGDGSGHARGGGGGDARAPPGGCPEIAALAGEGLETPGEGTGGPEITGELVASLENTEEAKGSLEATNGPKGSLETINRCKGSLETTSSGCLEQEKGGLETTREVTEGMETTGEATGDLEIAATHSSEQNKGVLKTPMESKGSLEATSKATGGLESSGEVTGSLGTTNGRKGSLETAVTRCLEQGRRSKAGLETTTKVLGSVESDASPGGELKSTSRRKAKTPARPRLSVETASSPCLEGETSGKGGLDTSGEVLGGLEATREDTESPETTITGHGKRDREQKGGVEFTTEPEEGLEPTACVGQSRGGPGLPDLMGVPEPAGVPVPKEPVAEESAVISLDEDEEEEEERDEGPARYLAALEAVQLELEAVEEEAARAFRRLRARFCLRRRPHLQRRNRLIQHIPGFWVTAFLNHPQLSAMISDRDEDALSYMTSLQVEEFGQSRPGCRIRFFFSVNPYFQNDVVAKEFVRGPSGHLVSHSTPIRWWQGQDPRSRSHKGPPAPRSFFAWFGDHSFPAGDRVAEIIKEELWPNPLQFYLLGEGAEGPPDSESGEDCVVILDDDEDVQEIPDDGDGSGVEEIPTEEPLNPPVGQKDPNWGRI, from the exons atgagcggggccggggccggggcagaCCGGCCGTCCCCGGCCAAGCTCCGCCGTCTGGACGAGCCCAGCGGGGCGGGCCCTGCCGCCGCCGTTACCCGCGGGGAGGCGGCCCGTTCCCCCACCCCCGCCGGAGGTCGCGGTGAGGGCCGCAGCGCGCGCGCGCGGGGCGACGGGTCCGGGCatgcgcggggcggcggcggcggggacgcGCGCGCGCCCCCTGGCGGCTGCCCGGAGATCGCGGCTTTGGCcggggaggggctggagacCCCCGGGGAGGGCACGGGGGGACCGGAGATCACCGGAGAGCTCGTGGCCAGCCTGGAGAACACCGAGGAGGCCAAGGGGAGCCTGGAGGCCACCAACGGGCCCAAGGGGAGCCTAGAGACCATCAACAGATGCAAAGGGAGCCTGGAGACCACAAGTAGCGGCTGCTTGGAGCAGGAAAAAGGGGGTTTGGAGACCACCAGAGAGGTCACAGAGGGGATGGAGACCACCGGTGAGGCCACGGGGGACCTGGAAATTGCTGCCACGCACTCCTCGGAGCAGAACAAGGGTGTCCTGAAGACTCCCATGGAATCCAAGGGAAGCCTGGAGGCCACCAGCAAGGCCACAGGTGGTCTGGAGAGCAGCGGGGAAGTCACAGGGAGCCTTGGGACCACCAATGGGCGCAAAGGGAGCCTGGAGACAGCCGTCACTCGCTGCTTGGAGCAAGGGAGAAGGAGCAAGGCGGGCCTGGAGACCACCACCAAGGTCCTGGGGAGCGTGGAGAGTGATGCTTCTCCTGGTGGGGAGCTGAAAAGCACCAGCAGGCGCAAGGCAAAGACCCCTGCGAGGCCCAGGCTGAGCGTAGAGACTGCCAGTAGCCCCTGCTTGGAGGGGGAGACAAGCGGGAAGGGGGGTCTGGACACCAGCGGGGAGGTCTTGGGTGGCTTGGAGGCCACCAGAGAAGACACAGAGAGCCCGGAGACCACCATCACTGGCCACGGGAAGCGGGACAGAGAGCAGAAAGGGGGCGTGGAGTTCACCACGGAGCCCGAGGAGGGCCTGGAGCCCACAGCCTGCGTGGGGCAGAGCCGGGGTGGCCCCGGGCTCCCAGATCTCATGGGGGTCCCAGAGCCCGCGGGGGTCCCAGTCCCCAAGGAGCCCGTGGCCGAGGAGAGCGCGGTGATCTCCCTGGacgaggacgaggaggaggaggaggagcgggaCGAAGGGCCGGCGCGGTACCTGGCGGCGCTGGAGGCcgtgcagctggagctggaggccGTGGAGGAGGAGGCGGCTCGAGCCTTTCGCCGCCTCCGCGCCCGCTTCTGCCTCCGCCGCCGGCCCCACCTGCAGCGGCGCAACCGCCTCATCCAGCACATCCCCGGCTTCTGGGTCACCGCC TTCCTGAACCACCCGCAGCTCTCGGCCATGATCAGCGACCGCGACGAGGACGCGCTGAGCTACATGACGAGTTTGCAG GTGGAGGAGTTCGGCCAGAGCCGCCCCGGGTGCCGCATCCGCTTCTTCTTCAGCGTCAACCCCTATTTCCAGAACGACGTCGTGGCCAAGGAGTTCGTGCGCGGCCCCTCCG GTCACCTGGTGTCCCACTCGACCCCCATCCGGTGGTGGCAGGGGCAGGACCCCCGGTCCCGCTCCCACAAgggccccccagccccccgcAGCTTCTTCGCGTGGTTTGGGGACCACAGCTTCCCTGCGGGGGACCGCGTGGCCGAG ATCATCAAGGAGGAGCTTTGGCCCAACCCGCTCCAGTTCTACCTGCTGGGGGAGGGCGCCGAGGGACCCCCCGACAG TGAGAGTGGCGAGGACTGCGTGGTGATCCTGGATGACGACGAGGACGTGCAGGAGATCCCAGATGATGGGGACG GCAGTGGCGTGGAAGAGATCCCAACAGAGGAGCCCCTCAACCCCCCCGTGGGACAGAAAGACCCCAACTGGGGCAGAATTTAA
- the LOC128801947 gene encoding 6-phosphofructo-2-kinase/fructose-2,6-bisphosphatase, with translation MEEKSPKIPACVPQFTNCPTMVILVGLPARGKTYISRKLTRYLNWIGTPTRVFNVGEYRREAVPNYKNYEFFRHDNAEGVEIRRHCALAALKDVRAYLSSEEGQVAVFDATNTTRERRDVILQFAKENGYKVLFVESICDDPTIIEENIKQVKLSSPDYKGRGQDEAVADFLKRIECYKATYEPLDDELDSGLSYIKIFDVGVRYLANRVQGHVQSRTVYYLMNIHVTPRTIYLSRHGESQLNLRGRIGGDSGLSPRGQQYARALAQFIRSQDIRELKVWTSHMKRTIETAEALGVPYEQWKALNEIDAGVCEEMTYEEIQERYPKELALRDQDKYRYRYPKGESYEDLVQRLEPVIMELERQENVLVICHQAVMRCLLAYFLDKSADELPYLKCPLHTVLKLTPVAYGCEVESIFLNIEAVNTHRARPQNVDINRTAADALNTVPEHF, from the exons ATGGAGGAGAAATCACCCAAAATCCCGG ccTGCGTGCCCCAGTTCACCAACTGCCCCACCATGGTGATCCTGGTGGGGTTACCTGCCCGAGGCAAGACCTACATCTCCCGCAAACTCACCCGCTACCTCAACTGGATCGGCACCCCGACTCGCG TGTTCAATGTGGGCGAGTACCGCAGGGAAGCCGTCCCCAACTACAAAAATTACGAATTCTTCCGCCACGATAACGCCGAGGGGGTGGAAATCCGCAG GCACTGCGCTCTGGCCGCCCTGAAGGACGTCCGTGCTTACCTGAGCTCTGAGGAGGGGCAGGTGGCG gTGTTTGATGCCACCAACACGACGCGGGAACGGCGGGATGTGATCCTGCAGTTCGCCAAGGAAAATGGGTACAAG GTTCTGTTTGTCGAGTCCATCTGTGACGACCCCACCATCATCGAGGAGAACATCAAG CAAGTGAAGCTGAGCAGCCCCGACTACAAGGGCCGCGGGCAGGACGAGGCCGTGGCCGATTTCCTGAAGCGCATCGAGTGCTACAAGGCCACCTACGAGCCCCTGGACGACGAGCTGGACAG cgGGCTGTCCTACATCAAGATCTTCGATGTGGGCGTGCGGTACCTGGCGAACCGGGTGCAGGGCCACGTGCAGAGCCGCACCGTTTATTACCTGATGAACATCCACGTCACGCCCCGCACCATCTACCTGAGCCGCCACGGCGAGAGCCAGCTCAACCTGCGCGGGCGCATCGGGGGCGACTCGGGGCTGTCCCCTCGTGGCCAACAG TACGCGCGGGCGCTGGCCCAGTTCATCCGCAGCCAGGACATCCGGGAGCTGAAGGTGTGGACCAGCCACATGAAGCGAACCATCGAGACGGCCGAGGCGCTGGGCGTGCCCTACGAGCAGTGGAAGGCCCTCAATGAGATCGACGCC GGAGTCTGCGAGGAGATGACCTACGAGGAGATCCAGGAGCGTTACCCCAAGGAGTTGGCGCTGCGGGACCAGGACAAGTACCGCTACCGCTACCCCAAGGGCGAG tccTACGAGGACCTGGTGCAGCGGCTGGAGCCGGTCATCATGGAGCTGGAGCGGCAGGAGAACGTCCTGGTCATCTGCCACCAGGCTGTCATGCGCTGCCTGCTGGCCTATTTCCTGGACAAGAGCGCAG ATGAGCTGCCCTACCTCAAGTGCCCCCTGCACACGGTGCTAAAGCTGACCCCCGTGGCCTATG GGTGTGAGGTCGAGTCCATCTTCCTCAACATCGAGGCAGTGAACACCCACCGGGCACGGCCCCAG AACGTCGACATCAACCGCACCGCAGCCGATGCCCTCAACACCGTCCCCGAGCACTTCTGA
- the HSD17B10 gene encoding 3-hydroxyacyl-CoA dehydrogenase type-2 produces MAAIRSVKGLVALVTGGGSGLGRATVERLVQQGARVVLLDLPASSGGQLAQELGEHCAFAPADVTSPEEVGAALAVAQKKFGRLDLAVNCAGIGIAVKTYNSKKDKVHDLEDFQRVINVNLVGTFNVIRLSAQLMSHNKPDADGHRGLVVNTASVAAFEGQVGQAAYSASKGGIVGMTLPVARDLAPLGIRVVTIAPGLFSTPLLAGLPEKVRKFLGQQVPFPSRLGDPAEYAHLVQALAENPMINGEVVRLDGALRMQP; encoded by the exons ATGGCGGCGATTCGCAGCGTGAAG ggCCTGGTGGCGCTGGTGaccggcggcggctccgggctgggccgggccaCGGTGGAGCGGCTGGTGCAGCAGGGAGCGCGGGTGGTGCTGCTGGACCTGCCCGCGTCCAGCGGGGGCCAGCTGGCCCAGGAGCTGGGCGAGCACTGCGCCTTCGCCCCCGCCGAC GTGACCTCTCCCGAGGAGGTGGGGGCGGCGCTGGCCGTGGCCCAGAAGAAGTTTGGCCGCCTGGACCTGGCCGTGAACTGCGCCGGCATCGGCATCGCCGTCAAGACCTACAACAGCAAGAAGGACAAAGTGCACGACCTGGAGGACTTCCAGAGGGTCATCAAC GTGAACCTGGTGGGCACCTTCAACGTGATCCGCCTGAGCGCGCAGCTCATGAGCCACAACAAGCCGGACGCCGACGGCCACCGCGGGCTCGTGGTCAACACGGCCAGCGTGGCCGCCTTCGAGGGGCAG GTGGGGCAAGCGGCCTACTCGGCCTCCAAGGGCGGCATCGTTGGCATGACCCTGCCCGTCGCCCGCGACCTGGCACCGCTGGGCATCCGCGTGGTCACCATCGCCCCAG GGCTGTTCTCCACGCCGCTCCTGGCCGGTTTGCCCGAGAAGGTGCGGAAGTTTTTGGGGCAGCAGGTGCCGTTCCCGTCCCGCCTGGGGGACCCTGCCGAGTACGCCCACCTGGTGCAGGCCCTGGCCGAGAACCCCATGATCAACGGGGAGGTGGTGAGGCTGGACGGGGCCCTGCGCATGCAGCCCTGA
- the NAA10 gene encoding N-alpha-acetyltransferase 10 yields the protein MNIRNARPEDLMNMQHCNLLCLPENYQMKYYFYHGLSWPQLSYIAEDENSKIVGYVLAKMEEDPDDVPHGHITSLAVKRSHRRLGLAQKLMDQASRAMIENFNAKYVSLHVRKSNRAALHLYSNTLNFQISEVEPKYYADGEDAYAMKRDLTQMADELRKQVEQKERGRPPAPTEPPRGGDGVCGSGGPPPHPPTGPQHHEDGGGDSKDVSEVSETTESTDVKDSSEASDSAS from the exons ATGAACATCCGGAACGCGCGG CCCGAGGACCTGATGAACATGCAGCACTGCaacctgctctgcctgcccgAGAACTACCAGATGAAATATTACTTCTACCACGGCCTCTCCTGGCCCCAG CTCTCTTACATCGCCGAGGATGAGAACAGCAAGATCGTGGGATACGTCCTGGCCAAGAT ggaggaaGATCCCGATGACGTCCCCCACGGACACATCACGTCCCTG GCGGTGAAACGCTCGCACCGGCGCCTGGGGCTGGCGCAGAAGCTGATGGACCAAGCGTCGCGCGCCATGATCGAGAACTTCAACGCCAAATACGTGTCCCTGCACGTCCGCAAGAG CAACCGGGCAGCGCTGCACCTCTACTCCAACACGCTCAACTTCCA GATCAGCGAGGTGGAGCCCAAGTACTACGCGGACGGCGAGGACGCCTACGCCATGAAACGGGACCTCACCCAAATGGCGGATGAG CTGAGGAAGCAGGTGGAGCAGAAGGAGCGGggccgccccccggcccccaCCGAGCCCCCCCGGGGTGGGGATGGGGTCTGCGGCTCGGGGGGGCCCCCCCCGCACCCCCCCACGGGACCCCAGCACCACGAAGACGGGGGGGGCGACAGCAAAGACGTCAGCGAGGTCAGCGAGACCACCGAGAGCACCGACGTCAAGGACAGCTCCGAGGCCTCCGACTCCGCCTCAtag
- the FOXP3 gene encoding forkhead box protein P3 yields HDSHRQRRPPRSPQDRPTVLTRADGAVPRCTQVPPEGGSCPPLLHVQHPGVLVMRTRLPPAHGLPGLEWGPKDPPGRDRDPSPAPAGSDPPAPPPGAAQPPRPPRREPGEVAQCLRQLERIQELEQQLARERHRLGLLQAQLLRRGPPSTGLPGKGQAGLPPIWGPAAPPEAEGDPERLLPPPGHPWERGGLYPELEYYRLSTARPPYTYATLIRWAILESPQRQRPLAEIYHWFSRRFGFFRHNTRTWKNAVRHNLSLHKCFVRVEAARGAVWTVDEAEFRRKRGQLYPRDCDLKYFMPPRS; encoded by the exons CATGACAGCCacag GCAGCGCCGccccccccgcagcccccagGACCGGCCCACGGTGCTGACCCGCGCGGACGGGGCCGTGCCTCGGTGCACCCAG gTGCCACCCGAGGGGGGGTCGTGCCCCCCGCTCCTGCACGTGCAGCACCCCGGGGTGTTGGTGATGCGAACTCGGCTGCCCCCAGCGCACG GTCTCCCCGGGTTGGAATGGGGCCCCAAAGACCCCCCCGGCCGCGACAGAGacccctcccctgcccccgCTGGCAGCGACCCCCCCGCACCGCCCCCCGGCGCTGCGCAGCCCCCCAG GCCCCCCCGCCGTGAGCCGGGGGAGGTGGCTCAGTGCCTGCGGCAGCTGGAGAGgatccaggagctggagcagcag CTGGCCCGCGAGCGGCACCGCCTGGGGCTGTTGCAGGCGCAGCTCCTCCGGAGGGGCCCCCCCAGCACG gGCCTCCCCGGgaagggccaggctgggctccccCCGATTTGGggtcctgcagccccccccGAGGCAGAGGGGGACCCCGAGAGGCTGCTGCCCCCCCCAGGGCACCCCTGGGAGCGTGGGGGGCTCTACCCAG AATTGGAGTATTACCGGCTCAGCACCGCGCGGCCCCCCTACACCTACGCCACGCTCATCCGCTGG GCCATCCTGGAGTCCCCGCAGCGGCAGCGCCCCCTGGCGGAGATTTACCACTGGTTCAGCCGCAGGTTCGGCTTCTTCCGGCACAACACCCGCACCTGGAAG aaCGCCGTGCGCCACAACCTGAGCCTGCACAAGTGCTTCGTGCGGGTGGAGGCCGCCCGTGGCGCCGTCTGGACCGTGGATGAAGCAGAGTTCCGGCGTAAACGGGGCCAGCTCTACCCCAG GGATTGTGACCTCAAGTATTTTATGCCCCCCCGGAGCTGA